A single region of the Flammeovirga agarivorans genome encodes:
- a CDS encoding OmpA family protein, whose protein sequence is MHKYYFSTLLFLILSVTSFAQNIPFDKTHYPNQKKELRNALMNIDIADAYRQQYHKYDSALKYYYLANNFNDRNAVLNQKIGITFSLLEQLDSADIYLCTSLSLDKNNLRSIFIAADIAHKNQNWDKAIELYERYINEYDNIAFPTKKEVNVLLQQAKNGKVDNKNVDIINLEELNSRYNELNPLLLPNTNQIFFTSNQPSKNSVLSKVDGSYFQNIFYYNYDKNDSATVKIVDNSIINPEGNSSVSSISKSGKTMVIYHGFNTGVVYYSRFKDFNGESLPYNKTKMPSPINSYFHQQGEGTFTPDGKGFYFSAKRDKKQKHYDLYYTTREGKKWKTPQPLSTINSTFDEIAPYFSNNGDTLFFASNSEKSIGGYDIFYSVLKNNNWSSPQTLPTPINSPFDEVFYSADTTGETVYISSNRIGGKGGYDIYKISPKVEEMVSEELNDVFDHQLMYAQLTIIDIDTKMPLSGVQLQLYNSENNSLLRNKISDQRGIVQLVDLPKNVSLGGNLIKKGYKFFSRNFIITEDSALRVIELESIKMDQKVELENIFFDTNSSVIKENSFSELNALLNFLQLNPSINIQIEGHTDNTGTDNGNIQLSNDRASAILRYLEQNGIQANRLTSKGFGDSMPIADNSTEEGKAQNRRTEFKIIKTN, encoded by the coding sequence ATGCATAAATATTATTTCAGCACACTGTTATTCCTCATTCTTTCAGTCACGTCATTTGCTCAAAACATCCCATTTGATAAAACACATTATCCCAATCAGAAGAAAGAATTACGTAATGCTCTAATGAATATTGACATTGCCGATGCATATCGTCAACAATACCATAAATATGACAGTGCTTTAAAGTATTATTATCTCGCTAATAATTTTAATGATCGGAATGCTGTATTAAACCAAAAAATTGGGATCACTTTCTCACTATTAGAACAATTAGATAGTGCTGATATCTATCTATGTACTAGTTTATCATTAGATAAAAATAATTTAAGAAGTATTTTCATTGCTGCTGATATTGCCCATAAAAATCAGAATTGGGATAAAGCGATCGAACTATATGAGCGTTATATTAATGAATATGATAATATTGCGTTTCCTACTAAAAAGGAGGTAAACGTACTTTTGCAACAAGCTAAGAATGGAAAAGTCGATAATAAAAATGTAGACATTATTAATTTAGAAGAGCTAAACTCTAGATATAATGAACTTAACCCACTCTTACTACCCAATACAAATCAAATATTTTTCACTTCAAACCAACCTTCAAAAAATTCTGTATTATCAAAAGTAGATGGATCATACTTTCAAAATATCTTTTATTATAATTACGATAAGAATGATTCGGCTACAGTAAAGATTGTTGATAATTCGATTATTAACCCTGAAGGTAACAGTAGTGTAAGTAGTATTTCTAAAAGTGGTAAAACGATGGTTATCTATCATGGTTTTAACACAGGCGTTGTCTATTACTCTAGGTTTAAAGATTTTAATGGCGAATCCTTACCCTATAATAAAACGAAAATGCCCAGTCCAATAAACTCTTACTTTCATCAACAAGGAGAAGGTACATTCACTCCAGATGGTAAAGGGTTTTATTTTTCAGCAAAGCGAGATAAGAAACAGAAGCATTACGACCTTTATTATACTACAAGAGAAGGGAAAAAGTGGAAAACACCACAACCACTTTCTACTATTAATTCAACATTTGATGAAATTGCGCCCTATTTTTCAAATAATGGCGATACATTATTTTTTGCTTCCAACTCAGAAAAGAGTATTGGTGGGTATGATATATTCTATAGTGTATTAAAGAATAACAACTGGTCTTCCCCACAAACATTACCAACTCCAATTAATAGCCCATTTGATGAGGTTTTCTATTCAGCCGATACTACAGGAGAAACCGTTTATATTTCATCAAATAGAATTGGTGGTAAAGGTGGTTATGATATCTATAAAATATCACCCAAAGTGGAAGAAATGGTTTCAGAAGAACTTAATGACGTTTTTGATCATCAACTGATGTATGCTCAATTAACTATCATTGATATTGATACCAAAATGCCACTTTCTGGAGTTCAATTACAATTATATAATTCAGAAAATAACAGCTTATTAAGGAATAAAATCTCAGATCAAAGAGGTATTGTGCAACTTGTTGATCTCCCAAAAAATGTAAGCTTGGGAGGTAATCTCATCAAAAAAGGATACAAATTCTTTTCTAGAAATTTCATCATTACTGAAGATTCAGCACTAAGGGTCATTGAACTTGAAAGTATTAAAATGGATCAAAAGGTTGAACTTGAAAATATTTTCTTCGATACAAATTCGAGTGTCATTAAAGAGAATTCCTTTTCAGAATTAAATGCTTTATTGAACTTCCTGCAACTTAACCCTTCTATCAATATTCAGATCGAAGGTCACACTGATAATACCGGAACAGATAATGGTAACATTCAACTCTCAAATGATAGGGCTTCTGCTATCTTAAGGTATCTAGAACAAAATGGTATTCAAGCCAACCGATTAACTTCAAAAGGCTTTGGAGACAGCATGCCTATTGCTGATAATTCGACCGAAGAAGGGAAAGCACAAAATAGAAGAACAGAATTCAAAATCATTAAAACGAATTGA
- the rfaD gene encoding ADP-glyceromanno-heptose 6-epimerase, giving the protein MIVVTGAAGFIGSCMISRLNQDNFNHIIAVDDFSFPEKNKNLEDKTILEKVEREEFFEWLDKNHLEVEFIFHLGARTSTAEFNRDILAHLNTEYTKKMWEATIKYAIPLVYASSAATYGLGELGYEDSEEIIPNLKPLNPYGESKNDFDIWALQQERKPMFWAGLKFFNVYGPNEFHKERMASVVFHAFNQIGKTNAMKLFKSHNPDYKDGEQQRDFVYVKDVVEMMMFLMHDRKSEHSGIYNVGTGEARTFLDLTKATFKAMGIEENISYIPTPEDIRDKYQYFTEATMEKIRKIGYDKPFTSLEDGVEDYVKNYLMSTKRY; this is encoded by the coding sequence ATGATTGTAGTAACAGGTGCTGCCGGATTTATTGGTAGCTGCATGATTTCTAGATTAAATCAAGATAATTTCAATCATATTATCGCTGTTGATGATTTTTCATTCCCAGAGAAGAATAAAAACCTTGAAGATAAAACAATATTAGAAAAAGTTGAAAGAGAAGAATTCTTTGAATGGTTGGATAAAAACCATTTGGAAGTAGAATTTATCTTTCACTTAGGTGCAAGAACTAGTACAGCGGAATTTAATAGAGATATCTTAGCTCATTTAAATACTGAGTATACTAAGAAAATGTGGGAAGCAACTATAAAATACGCTATTCCATTAGTTTATGCATCTTCTGCTGCTACTTACGGTTTAGGTGAACTTGGCTATGAAGATAGTGAAGAGATCATTCCAAACCTTAAGCCTTTGAACCCTTATGGCGAATCAAAAAATGATTTTGATATTTGGGCACTACAACAAGAAAGAAAACCAATGTTCTGGGCTGGATTGAAATTTTTCAATGTATATGGTCCAAACGAATTTCATAAAGAAAGAATGGCTTCTGTTGTTTTCCATGCATTTAATCAAATTGGAAAGACAAATGCAATGAAGTTATTCAAATCTCATAATCCTGATTATAAGGACGGAGAACAGCAAAGAGATTTCGTTTATGTAAAAGATGTCGTTGAAATGATGATGTTCTTAATGCATGATAGAAAATCTGAGCATTCAGGTATCTATAATGTTGGAACAGGAGAAGCTCGTACTTTCCTAGATCTAACAAAAGCTACATTTAAAGCTATGGGAATAGAAGAAAATATCTCTTACATTCCTACACCGGAAGATATCCGCGATAAATACCAATATTTTACTGAAGCCACAATGGAAAAGATTCGTAAAATTGGTTACGATAAGCCATTCACTTCTTTAGAAGATGGTGTCGAAGATTATGTCAAGAATTATTTAATGTCTACAAAAAGATATTAA
- a CDS encoding glycoside hydrolase family 13 protein: protein MSTPCNAIEKIEPPFWWKGMKNSSLQIMIYGRNIANTSPSIEESNVLLSKIEKLDNPNYLLLYLDLSHHRLPDTFLISFSKNGKQVDQKEYHLKDRQEEQCKNVGFNTSDVVYLIMPDRFSNGDPSIDNVDGMKEKVNRNAPFGRHGGDLKGIRNHLDYFVDLGVTALWLNPIQENNAQKYSYHGYGITDFYKVDPRLGTNQGYKSLVSLCHQLGLKVIMDLVFNHIGIDHWWMSDLPSLDWLNHQYYWDEGQKDSSFFGTNYQVTKQHDPYTSDEDFKANVEGWFTKDMPDLNQNNPFLAEYLIQNSIWWIEFSGINGIRMDTFGYAFKAFTSTWTKAILEEYPNFNIVGEVLVRETPVVAYFAGGAKNFDGYDSSLPSVTDMPLTFMANESFAKGDSKSEWDTPMRRLANHLAQDHLFKNPYNLMTCLDNHDVNRVMSNLKDPKRVQLALTFLLTTRGIPQIYYGTELLFEGLESDHSSLRLDFPGGWKGDKRSAFTKEGRTKSEEEMFSYIKRILHWRKTCQVIHNGRLVHFIPENDVYVYFRAFKDDTVMVLLNNNETKSITVSTANFNSMIKGAKKGYDVISDRNIDDLPILTIQPKTGMIIELK from the coding sequence ATGTCAACTCCATGTAATGCAATAGAAAAGATAGAACCACCTTTTTGGTGGAAAGGGATGAAGAATTCATCTCTTCAAATCATGATATATGGGAGAAATATAGCAAACACATCTCCTTCTATTGAAGAAAGTAACGTTCTGTTATCTAAAATTGAAAAACTAGATAACCCCAATTACTTGTTGCTGTATTTAGATTTAAGTCATCATCGTTTACCTGATACCTTTCTTATTTCTTTTAGTAAAAATGGGAAACAAGTTGACCAGAAAGAATATCATCTTAAAGATAGGCAAGAGGAACAGTGCAAAAATGTGGGGTTCAATACATCTGATGTAGTTTATTTGATTATGCCAGACCGTTTCTCTAATGGAGACCCTTCTATAGACAATGTAGATGGGATGAAAGAAAAAGTAAACCGAAATGCACCATTTGGAAGGCATGGAGGGGACTTAAAAGGTATAAGAAATCATCTCGATTACTTTGTTGACTTGGGAGTAACTGCACTATGGCTAAATCCCATTCAAGAGAATAATGCTCAGAAATATTCATATCATGGATATGGTATCACTGATTTTTATAAAGTAGATCCTAGGCTAGGTACAAATCAAGGATATAAAAGTCTTGTAAGCTTATGTCACCAATTGGGTCTGAAGGTAATCATGGATTTGGTCTTCAATCATATTGGTATTGATCATTGGTGGATGTCTGATTTGCCTTCTTTAGACTGGTTAAATCACCAGTATTATTGGGACGAAGGACAAAAGGATAGTTCATTTTTTGGAACTAATTATCAAGTTACTAAACAACATGATCCTTATACTTCTGACGAAGATTTTAAGGCAAATGTTGAAGGTTGGTTTACAAAAGATATGCCCGATCTTAATCAAAATAATCCATTTTTAGCAGAATATTTAATTCAAAATTCAATATGGTGGATTGAATTTTCAGGGATAAATGGTATTAGAATGGATACTTTCGGTTATGCCTTCAAGGCATTTACTAGCACTTGGACAAAAGCAATACTTGAAGAATATCCTAATTTTAATATTGTGGGGGAAGTTTTGGTAAGAGAAACTCCAGTTGTTGCTTATTTTGCAGGAGGAGCCAAGAACTTTGATGGATATGATTCTTCTTTGCCTTCTGTGACTGATATGCCATTAACTTTTATGGCAAATGAATCCTTTGCAAAAGGGGATTCAAAATCAGAATGGGATACTCCGATGCGACGGTTGGCAAATCACCTGGCACAAGACCATCTTTTTAAAAACCCTTATAACTTAATGACATGTTTAGATAATCATGATGTGAATAGGGTCATGTCAAATTTAAAAGATCCGAAACGAGTTCAATTGGCTTTGACGTTTCTTTTAACCACAAGAGGAATCCCTCAGATTTATTATGGAACTGAACTGTTATTTGAGGGGTTGGAATCAGATCATTCCTCCTTGCGCTTGGATTTTCCAGGTGGATGGAAGGGGGATAAACGTTCAGCCTTTACAAAAGAAGGAAGAACAAAATCTGAAGAGGAAATGTTCAGTTATATAAAAAGGATTTTACACTGGAGGAAAACATGTCAGGTTATTCATAATGGTAGGCTGGTACATTTTATTCCTGAAAACGATGTATATGTGTACTTCCGAGCTTTTAAAGATGATACAGTGATGGTTTTATTAAATAATAATGAGACAAAGAGTATAACTGTATCTACAGCTAATTTTAATAGTATGATAAAAGGGGCTAAGAAGGGCTATGATGTGATAAGTGATCGAAATATTGACGATTTACCTATATTGACAATACAACCTAAAACAGGAATGATTATCGAATTGAAATAA
- a CDS encoding SusF/SusE family outer membrane protein, with translation MKKLNFFSAVLLCSILSIFSSCSEDKVEDVLESLLPETPELNAPSTTLAELVAGEEDNVFETYTWTAAKYGDLDASSYKLTLYYNDDYTVLKETSELSAAVTVGEMDAAIKEMRSEPGATALQISVISTFEGGIETESDKYDIMVTPIYVEEEPVDEEPANEEPADEEPVDEEPADRTPHENDGIWGLIGSATPDGWDADQDLLYDAEGENYFITLDLVVGDIKFRKDDAWDVNLGGTEESLVHNGDNIAVAEAGNYTITLTVDESGDSAVGTFTIVKN, from the coding sequence ATGAAAAAGCTAAACTTTTTTTCGGCTGTACTACTATGCTCAATTCTTTCTATTTTTTCATCTTGTTCAGAAGATAAAGTCGAAGATGTTTTAGAGAGTTTATTACCTGAAACACCTGAATTGAATGCACCTTCAACTACACTTGCAGAACTTGTTGCCGGTGAAGAAGATAATGTATTTGAGACGTATACTTGGACAGCAGCTAAATATGGAGATCTTGATGCATCGAGCTATAAGCTAACTTTGTACTACAATGATGATTATACTGTATTAAAGGAAACTTCTGAATTATCTGCGGCTGTAACAGTTGGAGAAATGGATGCTGCTATCAAAGAAATGAGAAGCGAGCCAGGAGCTACTGCATTACAAATTTCAGTAATTAGTACTTTTGAAGGTGGTATTGAGACGGAATCTGATAAATATGATATCATGGTAACTCCAATTTATGTTGAAGAAGAACCAGTTGATGAGGAACCAGCGAACGAAGAGCCAGCTGATGAGGAGCCAGTTGACGAAGAACCTGCAGATAGAACTCCACATGAAAATGATGGTATTTGGGGACTTATTGGTTCTGCAACACCAGATGGTTGGGATGCTGACCAAGATTTACTGTATGATGCAGAAGGTGAAAATTACTTTATTACTTTAGATCTTGTTGTAGGTGATATTAAGTTTAGAAAAGATGATGCTTGGGATGTAAACTTAGGTGGTACAGAGGAAAGTCTAGTACATAATGGAGATAACATTGCTGTAGCTGAAGCAGGAAATTATACTATTACTTTAACTGTAGATGAATCAGGTGATTCAGCTGTAGGTACTTTTACTATTGTGAAAAACTAA
- a CDS encoding alpha-amylase family glycosyl hydrolase, with protein sequence MKKLLLQTFGFVVSFLLICSSTFAQKVTLDPSTADVLTENVTVTFDVSGTDVAGISDLYLWGWSEDVGDFLTNGEWAASDESAKLTKQSDNIFTYSFPVTKGSSTYNNFAELLNSASAPTAIDAIGCLIKTKDGGSKTGDLVIPIKKLGVSVEITSPKASDVFLSGDKVIINISSPTSTALKIKVNGVEKISKTGTSLSYTISSAAAGELTIEASASSDGLVDTKELEFYVGSTPTVQDRPDYATNLGVNKSGSEVTLVLQDPAKLKKFVNVIGSFNNWGDKTAYPMKVEKGDENYWWYTFTDLDPDTEYIYQYFIDGTIIIADPYTEKVSDPDDKYIDDNRYPNLIDYPTGKTSFRASTFIINEEEYVWKTTNFTPVAIEDAVVYELLFRDFTTEATYESAIAELDYIKSLGANTIHLMPVNEFEGNSSWGYNPNFYFAPDKYYGPKNKLKEFIDEAHSRGISVIIDLVLNHSFHSSPMVRMYNKEGDYADPSAENPWFNEKSNFTNPGLQWGADFDHESDYTKALVDSVNAHWMQYYKVDGYRFDFTKGFGNNVKTGDDEWGSNYDQDRIDLLLRMNTEIKKRNPNALVVFEHLADNEEEKVLVAEDISMWGNMNHDFRDVVKGGNKDLNWQSPASRGMPIHGVMSYMESHDEERLIYDSENYGTVSQVYDLTELENGIDRAKLASAFFFMVPGPKLIWQFGELGYNVSINQYEYEGEVSDSHRTSEKPLISEFDTKNDAIRKELYDVYAALLKLRHDYDLSSLEGDNVSLSLSGDLKTISLKGVTSGLTVKVVGNFSLGEESYTYDYSGDGSNWYSYFNNGEQVDAKGTFVLKPSEFKVLTSRAVEVPADGLVKGFSRIIEVNPYGFKEDEEIEVIFDPSGSDKSFGATITLEAGVVLDSHGSGNISNKKTTTMTKEGDKYVASFTPVEFFGLSSSDVPYQLALTVKDNNNTSEGPFYLDFEDNNRTLYIVGDVLGIGWEPSQAIEMTSDGNGGFIYEGAALTKGELIKFIDDKSWNGGQWGYASEGKLKESSYGDNIEVTKTGTATIRANVNALTYSIEFEVTSVEDELSKSVVAFPNPTTSIATVRGEAINGEVEFQIRDNAGRVLSKGAQIVNNNELNFDLSYYSKGMYYIEIFTSKGRIVKKLMRV encoded by the coding sequence ATGAAGAAACTTCTACTACAAACATTTGGCTTCGTTGTAAGCTTCTTGTTGATCTGTAGTTCTACTTTTGCACAAAAAGTGACTTTAGATCCAAGCACAGCAGATGTACTGACTGAAAATGTAACTGTAACTTTTGATGTTTCAGGTACTGATGTTGCCGGCATTTCTGATCTTTATCTTTGGGGATGGAGTGAAGATGTTGGAGATTTCTTAACAAACGGTGAATGGGCCGCATCTGATGAGTCTGCTAAACTAACAAAGCAATCAGATAATATTTTTACTTACTCTTTTCCTGTTACAAAAGGATCATCGACTTATAACAATTTTGCAGAGCTATTAAACAGTGCATCAGCTCCAACTGCTATTGATGCCATTGGCTGCTTAATCAAAACAAAAGATGGAGGAAGTAAGACAGGAGACCTAGTTATCCCAATTAAAAAGCTTGGTGTATCTGTTGAAATTACTTCTCCTAAAGCAAGTGACGTATTTTTGTCAGGTGATAAAGTTATCATCAATATTTCATCACCAACAAGCACTGCTTTAAAAATTAAAGTAAATGGAGTTGAGAAAATCTCAAAAACAGGAACTTCATTGTCTTATACAATTTCATCAGCGGCTGCAGGTGAATTGACAATCGAAGCCTCTGCATCTTCTGATGGGCTTGTGGATACAAAAGAATTAGAGTTCTATGTAGGTTCTACACCAACAGTTCAAGATAGACCAGACTATGCAACTAATTTAGGTGTCAATAAGAGTGGTTCTGAAGTGACTTTGGTACTTCAAGATCCAGCAAAACTTAAGAAGTTTGTAAACGTAATTGGTAGCTTTAACAATTGGGGAGATAAAACAGCTTACCCAATGAAAGTAGAAAAAGGTGATGAGAATTACTGGTGGTATACATTTACAGATCTTGATCCAGATACTGAATACATTTATCAATATTTTATCGACGGGACAATTATTATTGCCGATCCATATACTGAAAAAGTTTCAGATCCTGATGATAAATACATTGATGATAATAGATACCCCAATCTAATTGATTACCCAACTGGCAAGACATCATTTAGAGCATCTACATTTATTATCAATGAAGAAGAATATGTTTGGAAAACAACAAACTTTACTCCAGTGGCAATCGAAGATGCTGTAGTATATGAGTTGTTATTTAGAGATTTTACTACTGAAGCTACTTATGAATCAGCAATTGCTGAATTAGATTATATAAAATCGTTAGGTGCAAATACAATTCACCTAATGCCTGTAAACGAATTTGAAGGTAATTCTTCTTGGGGTTATAACCCTAACTTTTATTTTGCTCCAGATAAATATTATGGACCAAAAAATAAATTAAAGGAATTTATTGATGAAGCACATTCAAGAGGTATCAGTGTAATTATTGATTTGGTATTAAACCACTCTTTCCATTCATCACCAATGGTTAGAATGTACAATAAAGAAGGTGATTATGCTGACCCAAGTGCAGAGAACCCTTGGTTCAATGAGAAATCAAACTTTACAAACCCAGGTTTACAATGGGGTGCAGATTTTGATCATGAAAGTGACTATACTAAAGCACTTGTTGATAGTGTAAATGCTCACTGGATGCAATATTATAAGGTAGATGGTTATCGTTTTGACTTTACCAAAGGATTTGGTAATAACGTAAAGACAGGTGACGATGAGTGGGGTAGTAACTACGATCAAGACAGAATTGATCTATTATTACGTATGAACACTGAAATCAAAAAGAGAAACCCTAACGCTCTTGTGGTTTTCGAACATCTTGCCGATAACGAAGAAGAAAAAGTACTAGTTGCTGAAGATATCTCTATGTGGGGTAATATGAACCATGATTTTAGAGACGTAGTTAAAGGTGGAAATAAAGATTTAAATTGGCAATCTCCTGCATCAAGAGGAATGCCTATTCATGGTGTTATGTCATATATGGAATCACATGATGAGGAAAGACTTATCTATGATTCTGAAAATTATGGTACCGTATCACAGGTTTATGACTTAACTGAACTAGAAAATGGTATTGATAGAGCAAAATTAGCTTCTGCTTTCTTCTTTATGGTACCTGGCCCTAAGTTAATCTGGCAATTTGGTGAATTAGGATATAATGTATCTATTAATCAATATGAGTATGAAGGTGAGGTAAGTGATAGTCATAGAACATCAGAGAAGCCTTTAATCTCTGAATTTGATACTAAGAATGATGCTATTCGTAAAGAACTATATGATGTATATGCAGCATTGCTTAAACTAAGACATGACTATGATTTATCATCACTTGAAGGTGATAATGTAAGTTTATCTTTATCTGGCGATCTTAAAACAATCTCCTTGAAAGGCGTTACTTCAGGTTTAACGGTTAAAGTTGTAGGTAACTTCTCATTAGGTGAAGAGTCTTATACTTACGATTACTCAGGAGACGGAAGTAACTGGTATAGCTACTTTAATAATGGAGAGCAAGTAGATGCTAAAGGAACTTTTGTTTTGAAGCCATCAGAATTTAAGGTATTAACTTCTAGAGCTGTAGAAGTGCCTGCAGATGGCCTTGTAAAAGGATTTAGCCGTATTATTGAAGTAAACCCTTACGGTTTTAAAGAAGACGAAGAAATCGAGGTGATCTTTGATCCAAGCGGTAGTGATAAAAGCTTTGGTGCGACTATCACATTAGAAGCAGGTGTTGTATTAGATAGTCATGGTAGTGGTAATATTTCTAATAAGAAAACCACTACAATGACAAAAGAAGGAGATAAATATGTAGCGTCTTTTACTCCTGTAGAATTCTTTGGTTTATCATCTTCAGATGTTCCTTATCAATTAGCTTTAACTGTTAAGGATAATAACAACACTTCTGAAGGACCGTTTTACCTTGATTTCGAAGATAATAATAGAACACTATACATTGTAGGTGATGTTTTGGGAATCGGATGGGAGCCTAGTCAGGCGATTGAAATGACTTCCGATGGAAATGGTGGATTCATATACGAAGGTGCTGCCTTAACTAAAGGGGAACTTATTAAATTCATTGATGACAAAAGCTGGAATGGTGGTCAATGGGGGTACGCCTCTGAGGGAAAGTTAAAGGAGTCTTCTTATGGAGACAATATTGAAGTGACTAAAACAGGAACGGCAACGATCAGAGCAAATGTTAATGCATTAACTTATAGCATTGAGTTTGAAGTAACCTCTGTTGAAGATGAATTAAGTAAATCTGTTGTTGCATTTCCAAATCCTACAACTTCAATAGCTACAGTAAGAGGAGAAGCAATTAACGGAGAAGTAGAATTCCAAATTAGAGATAATGCGGGTCGAGTCCTTTCAAAAGGTGCTCAAATTGTGAATAATAATGAGTTGAATTTTGATCTTTCATATTATTCAAAAGGAATGTATTATATCGAAATATTTACTTCAAAAGGTAGAATAGTGAAGAAGTTAATGAGAGTATAA
- a CDS encoding SusF/SusE family outer membrane protein, whose amino-acid sequence MRKIFLYISLLTIAFSCKDLREPVLGDSSTFTSPVITDGPTEGAQYLLVEDSAANVFANYVWTPAKFGITTEVKYNILVKATDADGEEVIATITKSDTTGAPKVEELNGAMASLGLTPEVEHDVETWISAYMSDNNSTESAYTTVSEKIAFKATPYYQPVITGNKLGVPGDHQDWNPDNEKTVVVEVEANSGTYIAYLNLNNNFKFATGPGWDGTNYGLKTAAADKLSGELDTEPTAGNIETPAAGDYYVSMSSTGLTYSITPMTWMVVDGDGNEVATLGYVKSKVRWEAAVTMDPAKQYFFKGNDDHFFGAGEGNLLEFKGSTGMTGDGSVKMIMTLINPAEPVYSILGKEPITTPVISSPGTGDSFTLSADDFNAPATTVTWSASVRGTETPINYRVQVGDNVLAQVGGTDLEAVLKTSDLNKGALASGGTPGTAGDVNIKVVAVFGDGDTGASDEVTLSVNPFQIWSIIGSATPGGWDADTEMTLVSGSEYKIQVKLVSGEIKFRPNYDWAGNYGGSGGNLVLDGSNIPVSEDGWYEIIADFSALTYSVVKMTLPNDQYWGIIGSATPNGWDPDTDMVYDSGAGTWTYTGYLAQGEYKFRADDSWDYQMGKSDSDDDVLVGGSNQASITIDTPGNYTITCTFDSNTDSGTHSRVSN is encoded by the coding sequence CAAAATTTGGTATTACTACAGAAGTTAAATATAACATCTTAGTAAAAGCAACTGATGCAGATGGTGAAGAAGTGATTGCAACAATCACTAAGAGTGACACTACAGGAGCTCCAAAAGTAGAAGAGCTAAATGGAGCGATGGCTTCATTAGGTTTAACTCCAGAAGTGGAGCATGATGTTGAAACTTGGATTTCAGCATATATGTCAGATAATAACTCTACAGAGAGTGCTTATACAACTGTTTCTGAGAAAATTGCTTTTAAAGCAACTCCATATTACCAACCAGTTATTACTGGTAACAAACTAGGTGTTCCTGGTGACCACCAAGATTGGAACCCTGATAACGAAAAGACTGTAGTGGTTGAAGTTGAGGCTAACTCAGGTACTTACATTGCCTACCTTAACTTGAATAATAACTTCAAATTTGCAACTGGTCCAGGTTGGGATGGTACAAATTATGGTTTGAAAACTGCTGCTGCTGATAAATTATCAGGAGAATTAGATACTGAGCCAACGGCAGGTAACATCGAAACTCCAGCTGCAGGTGACTACTATGTATCAATGAGCTCTACAGGGTTGACATATTCAATTACTCCAATGACTTGGATGGTTGTTGATGGAGACGGTAATGAAGTTGCAACTTTAGGTTATGTTAAATCTAAGGTAAGATGGGAAGCTGCTGTTACAATGGATCCTGCTAAACAATATTTCTTTAAAGGTAATGACGATCACTTCTTTGGTGCAGGTGAAGGTAACTTACTTGAGTTTAAAGGATCTACTGGTATGACAGGTGACGGTTCAGTAAAAATGATTATGACTTTGATCAACCCAGCTGAACCTGTATATTCAATCTTAGGTAAAGAGCCTATCACAACTCCAGTGATCTCAAGCCCTGGTACTGGCGATTCATTTACGTTAAGTGCTGATGATTTCAATGCTCCAGCTACAACAGTTACTTGGTCTGCTTCTGTAAGAGGTACTGAAACTCCAATTAACTATAGAGTTCAAGTTGGTGATAATGTTCTTGCTCAAGTAGGAGGTACTGACTTAGAAGCAGTATTAAAAACTTCAGACTTAAACAAAGGTGCATTAGCTTCAGGAGGTACTCCTGGTACTGCTGGTGATGTGAATATTAAAGTAGTAGCTGTATTTGGTGATGGTGATACTGGCGCTTCTGATGAAGTGACACTTTCTGTAAATCCATTCCAAATCTGGTCAATCATCGGTTCTGCTACTCCTGGAGGATGGGATGCTGATACAGAAATGACATTAGTTTCTGGTTCAGAATACAAAATCCAAGTGAAACTAGTTTCAGGTGAGATCAAGTTTAGACCAAACTATGATTGGGCTGGTAACTACGGTGGATCAGGTGGTAACCTTGTATTAGATGGATCAAACATTCCTGTTTCAGAGGATGGTTGGTATGAGATCATCGCAGACTTCAGTGCTTTAACTTACTCAGTAGTTAAGATGACTTTACCAAATGATCAATATTGGGGTATCATTGGATCAGCAACTCCAAACGGATGGGATCCAGATACTGATATGGTATATGACTCTGGTGCTGGAACTTGGACTTACACTGGCTACTTAGCACAAGGTGAATACAAGTTTAGAGCGGATGATTCGTGGGATTACCAAATGGGTAAATCTGACAGTGATGATGATGTATTAGTTGGTGGTAGTAACCAAGCAAGTATCACAATTGATACACCTGGTAATTATACAATTACTTGTACATTTGATTCTAATACTGACAGTGGTACACACTCAAGAGTATCAAATTAA